The Brevundimonas vesicularis genome includes the window GTCTCGCCTGACTGGGACGAGAGCGGACCCAGCGAACGCCTCATTCAGGCGGCCAGTCGGGCAACCGAAATCGCCGCCAACCTTCACGCCGCCCTCCATCGGGATGCACCCGTCATGAGCACGGCGAAGGAACACCTCAGCAGCCTGCGTCGCCAGCTGCTGACGATCAACGAATGCCTTGATGCGGAAGACGAATGAAAGTCCTTGTCCAGCAACCCGCGCTGCAACGCGCGACCGCCCGCGTCGTCAGCGCCGTTGAACGCCGCAACACCATTCCGATTCTCTCCAACGTCCTGCTGCGGGCCGAAGGCGATCGGCTGTCGATCACTGCGACGGATCTGGACATCGAGGTCGTCGAGAAGCTGCCGGCCGAGATCGTCCAGGAGGGCGAGTTTACGGTCAGCGCCGCCACCCTGGCCGAGATCGCGCGCAACGCCCCGCCCGGCGCCGAACTGGCGATCGAGTGGGCCGATCACGACGACCCGCGCGCGACGGTCAAGTTCGGCCGATCGCGCTACCAGTTGCCGGTCCTGCCCGCAGGCGACTTCCCCATTCGCGGCGACCTCACCGAGGCAGTCTCGCTCACGCTGGACGCGGCCGTACTTCACCGGCTTCTCGACCGGGTGCACTTCGCCCAGAGCACGGACGAGACCCGCTATTACCTGAACGGCGTCCATCTCTGCATGGTGTCGGATGAGGGCGAGCGCGTGTTGCGAACGGTCGCCACTGACGGGCATCGCATGGTCCGCGATCAGACGCCGTGCGGGGACACCGAACGGATGCCGTCGGTCACCATCCCGCGCAAGGCCGCCAACGAGATGCGCCGGATCCTCGCCGACCTGAAGGACGCGGTGACGCTGGAGGTCGCCAGCACAGGCCTCGCGCTTCATACCGGAACGGGACGCCTGATCACCAAGGCTCTGGACGGCAGCTATCCTGACTATGAGCGGATCACACCCCGCCAGTGGGACCGCGAGATCACCATCGACCGCGCCCTGTTCAAGGAGGCGATCAAGCGCGTCTCCCTGATCAGCGGCGAGAAGTCGCGTTCGGTGAAGATGACGATCGCGGACGAGGTGCTGACGCTGACCGTGCGCAACATGGAGGCTGGCGTCGCGGCCGAGGAGATCGAAGTCAGGGGCGAAGGGCCGTCATTCGAGACCGGCTTCAACGCCAAATATCTGCTCGACCTGCTGGACCAGACCGATGCCGACCAGATGCTGTTCCGCGTCACAGACCCCGGCAGCCCGGCCCGCCTCGACCCCGGCCCCGGCGCGAAGAACGCCGAGGGCCTGGTCAATATCGTCATGCCGGTCCGCGTCTGACCGCCGCTTCACCGTCGAGGATCACCCATGAAGAACAAACTGTCCCACCTCAACGACCACCTGTTCGCCCAACTGGAGCGGCTCGGCGAAGAAGACCTGACGGTCGAACAGATCGAGGCCGAGGCCAAGCGCGCTGACGCCATCGTGGACCTGTCCGATCAGATCCTGCGCACGGCCGATCTGCATCTGAAGGCCGCCACGCTGATCGCCACCCACGGCGAACGCTTCCACGACAAGCTGCCCATGATCGCGGGGCCGTCCAGCCAATGAAGGGCCGCGCGATCAGGTACACCGCCGAGGAACTGGACTGGATCGCCGAACGGCGGACCTGGTCGCGCGACGCCCTTCACCGGGCGTTTGTGGGCCAGTTCGGCCGCTCGGACGTCTCGCGCATCAATCTGAACTCTCTCTGCAAGCGGAAGGGCTGGATGACCGGCCGTACCGGCTGTTTCGCTAAAGGGCAGGCGCCGGCGAACAAGGGCAAGCCGTGCGCGGAAGGCCGGGGCGGACGGCACCCGAACGCCCGGCGGACGCAGTTCGTCAAGGGCGCGAAACCCCACACCTGGCGTGGCGCGGGCCATGAACGGATCGACGCCAAGGATGGCTACGTCATCCTGATTGTTGACGAACCGAACCCTTGGACCGGGGCCGCCACCCGCCCGGTCCACAAACACCGCTGGCTATGGGAAAAGGCCAACGGCCCGATCCCCGAAGGCAAGTGCCTGAAGTGCCTCGACGGCGACAAGACCAACACCGATCCGTCCAACTGGACTTTAATCGATCGCGGCGTTCTCCCGCACCTGAATGGCGGCCGGCACAAGAAGCGCCTCGCCTTCGACGAAGCCGCGCCCGAACTGAAGCCCGTCCTGATGACGGCGGCGAAGCTGAAGCACGCCGTTCACCAGCGTCGAAAAAGTAGAACTGAAGGATCGGTGACATGAGCGAGCGCGAACGCATCGCCGCCCGCATTCGCGCTCTGCGGGCCAAGACGGTCGAGAACGGCTGCACCGAGGCCGAGGCCATGGCGGCGGCCGAGAAGCTCGCCCGGCTGCTGGCCGACTACAACATGACGATGGACGAGGCCGATCTGCGCGCCTCACCTTTCGGCGACCATGTGCATGACGCCGCCGGCACCGTCGGCCTGAAGCTTTGGAAGCCCGCAAGCGCGATCGCCAAGCTGACCAACACCCGGTACTGGACCGGCGGCCGCGCCGCGCCGACCCGGATCACCTTCGTCGGCCTGACGCACGAGGTTGAGATCGCCGCCTATCTGCTGGCCATCTGCGAACGCGCCATGCGAACGGAATCGGCAGCGATCATGCGTGCCGTCAGCCGCCTGCCACACATCAAACAGGCCGCTCGCGTGATGCCCTTCCTTGACGGCATGGCCGATCGGCTCGCCGCACGGATCCTCGCAATGATCCCGCCCCATCCGCCGGGCCGTGGACTTGTCATCCTGCGCAATGCCCTAATAACCGAAGAGCTGGCCAGGCGCGGTGTCGAGATCGAGACGGGATCCGCTAGGCGGCCGATGAACTGGGGCGCCTACCACGGTCAGCGCGCCGGCGACGGCGTCACCCTCAATCCCGGCGTCGCCGCAACCTCGGCCGCGAGGGTGCTGCGATGACACCTTCAATCTTCGGCGTGGAAAGCTTCTGCCGCTCGGTCGGCATCGAACAATTCTGCCAGCTGGGTTCGTCTTTCCAACGCAACCTCGAGCGCTATCCGAACCTCCGTAAGAATCGGGGTGCCGAAGGCTGGAAGCCACCCAGTCAAACTCCTTCGAGCGGCCGCGACCTCACGATCGACCGCCGCCAGCGCTTCGCCCAAAAGTCCGGCAAACGAAGAGAAAATCAACATCTCCCGAGCCGAGCCGAGATCCGCGACCTTGAAGTCCATCAAGAGTTGACGGGTGTAACTCAGATCCCGGCTGAGCGACTCGGCGTCCGCGACTTCCGGCTTGTCGGCCAACATCACTTCGCAGGAACGAAGACGCTCAACCGTCAAATCGGCGAAGGCGGATGCAATCGCCCGGATGGACTCCCTTCGAGTTTCTCTGTCGATGCGGGCTTGTTTCAGGCGCGACCTGTCGTCCGCGTCCCTCAAAGCCCGGGCATGGGCTGCTTGCCGCTCGCCAACAGCCCAGGTGCCGACAATCGCTGCTATCGAACCAAGAGCTTGGATCCAGGCGGCGGTTGCAGGGTGCTGAATGAAGGCGGCGACATCGCCATTGGGCACGAAGACAACAGCAAGGGACGCGCCGATCAAAACTGCGACGTCCAAGGCCGAAACAATTATCACGGGAGCAAATCGAAACATTTCGACGAAGCTGCCACGACAGAGGCCGCGTGACCATGGGAGCCGCAGAACGCCTGCCCATGATCGGCCCAGTGACCGAGGCGCGCATCCAGTCCGCCTTCGCGGAGGCCGCCGTTGTCACGGCCGCCGCCGCCTGCAAGGTGATCGGCTGCGACCCGAAAACCCTGCGCGAAATGTCCGACGCCGGCATCATCCGGACCGTCCGCGTGGGGGCCGGAAAGACGCGCGGTTACACCGAGGGTGACATCCGCGCCTATCTGACCGAGAGTGACGCGCCATGTCCGTCTATAAGCCAGCCAAGAGCCCGTACTTCCAATACGACTTCCAAATCAAAGGTCGTCGATTTCACGGCTCGACGGGCGTTGAAACGCGCCGAGCGGCCGAAGAAGTAGAA containing:
- a CDS encoding HNH endonuclease, with the protein product MKGRAIRYTAEELDWIAERRTWSRDALHRAFVGQFGRSDVSRINLNSLCKRKGWMTGRTGCFAKGQAPANKGKPCAEGRGGRHPNARRTQFVKGAKPHTWRGAGHERIDAKDGYVILIVDEPNPWTGAATRPVHKHRWLWEKANGPIPEGKCLKCLDGDKTNTDPSNWTLIDRGVLPHLNGGRHKKRLAFDEAAPELKPVLMTAAKLKHAVHQRRKSRTEGSVT
- a CDS encoding DUF7168 domain-containing protein; protein product: MSERERIAARIRALRAKTVENGCTEAEAMAAAEKLARLLADYNMTMDEADLRASPFGDHVHDAAGTVGLKLWKPASAIAKLTNTRYWTGGRAAPTRITFVGLTHEVEIAAYLLAICERAMRTESAAIMRAVSRLPHIKQAARVMPFLDGMADRLAARILAMIPPHPPGRGLVILRNALITEELARRGVEIETGSARRPMNWGAYHGQRAGDGVTLNPGVAATSAARVLR
- the dnaN gene encoding DNA polymerase III subunit beta; the encoded protein is MKVLVQQPALQRATARVVSAVERRNTIPILSNVLLRAEGDRLSITATDLDIEVVEKLPAEIVQEGEFTVSAATLAEIARNAPPGAELAIEWADHDDPRATVKFGRSRYQLPVLPAGDFPIRGDLTEAVSLTLDAAVLHRLLDRVHFAQSTDETRYYLNGVHLCMVSDEGERVLRTVATDGHRMVRDQTPCGDTERMPSVTIPRKAANEMRRILADLKDAVTLEVASTGLALHTGTGRLITKALDGSYPDYERITPRQWDREITIDRALFKEAIKRVSLISGEKSRSVKMTIADEVLTLTVRNMEAGVAAEEIEVRGEGPSFETGFNAKYLLDLLDQTDADQMLFRVTDPGSPARLDPGPGAKNAEGLVNIVMPVRV